The Roseofilum capinflatum BLCC-M114 genome includes a region encoding these proteins:
- a CDS encoding dolichyl-phosphate-mannose--protein mannosyltransferase, translated as MSKSNPSTVGSNFPWFIFGLLLLWIVALGLRFWGLNRFNTLVFDEVYFAKFAQNYLDKTSLFDAHPPLGKYLIAVGMALADYFSWGDSSVTNDLTGSLRSPWSYRWFNAFTGSLIPLLVAALSYQLTQRKSYALLSAGLMTIEGLFLVESRYGLINIYLVFFGLLGQVFGLWALQTRHQWRTLGLILSAICFGLSAAVKWNGLGFWLGFWGAILAIKVWEGWGKRDRQFPNLLWYDRAAELKLWTLPIYGFIVPYLTYALVWIPHLNLNPDYSFWQMQGEIIGYHNRIGGGEEVHPYCSSWFSWPFLIRPVAYYYQTVNDGQVIFDVHAFGNPLLWWGATLVIAALSLCLLERHQSPTLFNLSLYLGFNYLANWLPWSIVSRCVFLYHYMGALLFSILALSVILDGWLYHSRRKFQKLALIALGIMAIGFLFWLPIYLGLPLSPQAFRLRMWFNTWI; from the coding sequence ATGTCCAAATCTAATCCTAGTACCGTTGGGTCAAATTTTCCCTGGTTTATCTTCGGTCTTTTGCTGCTCTGGATCGTGGCTTTAGGATTACGGTTTTGGGGATTAAATCGGTTTAATACCTTGGTTTTTGATGAAGTCTATTTTGCTAAATTTGCCCAAAATTATTTAGACAAAACTTCATTGTTTGATGCCCATCCTCCCCTCGGAAAATACTTGATTGCTGTGGGAATGGCGCTGGCGGATTACTTTTCTTGGGGCGATTCATCGGTGACCAATGATTTAACTGGTTCCCTACGCTCTCCCTGGAGTTATCGCTGGTTTAATGCCTTTACTGGATCGTTGATTCCTTTGCTGGTTGCAGCTCTGAGTTATCAGTTAACCCAGCGCAAAAGTTATGCTTTGTTATCGGCGGGATTAATGACCATAGAAGGCTTGTTTTTAGTCGAGTCTCGCTATGGGTTGATCAATATTTATTTAGTGTTCTTTGGATTGCTCGGCCAGGTGTTCGGATTATGGGCCTTGCAAACTAGACATCAATGGCGAACTCTAGGGCTTATTTTATCTGCTATATGTTTTGGATTATCGGCTGCGGTGAAGTGGAATGGGTTGGGGTTTTGGCTCGGATTTTGGGGGGCGATCCTGGCGATTAAGGTGTGGGAAGGTTGGGGTAAGCGCGATCGCCAATTTCCTAATTTATTATGGTACGATCGCGCCGCCGAGTTAAAGCTGTGGACTCTTCCCATTTATGGCTTCATTGTACCCTATCTCACCTATGCTCTAGTTTGGATTCCCCATCTTAATCTCAATCCTGACTATAGCTTCTGGCAGATGCAAGGGGAAATTATCGGCTATCATAACCGCATTGGTGGCGGTGAAGAGGTTCATCCTTATTGCTCTTCTTGGTTCAGTTGGCCATTTTTAATCCGTCCCGTTGCCTATTATTATCAAACGGTTAATGATGGACAAGTGATTTTTGATGTTCATGCCTTCGGAAATCCCCTGTTATGGTGGGGGGCAACCTTGGTGATCGCCGCCCTCTCCCTGTGTCTTTTAGAACGTCATCAATCCCCGACTCTCTTTAATCTCTCCCTCTATTTAGGCTTCAACTATCTCGCCAACTGGCTCCCCTGGAGCATCGTCAGTCGCTGTGTCTTTCTCTATCATTACATGGGCGCTCTCCTCTTCTCTATTCTAGCCCTCAGTGTTATTCTGGATGGCTGGCTGTATCATTCTAGGCGAAAATTTCAGAAGTTAGCCCTAATCGCTTTAGGGATAATGGCGATCGGCTTCCTCTTTTGGCTCCCCATCTACCTAGGTCTTCCCCTCTCTCCCCAAGCCTTTCGCCTACGGATGTGGTTCAACACCTGGATCTAG
- a CDS encoding TRAP transporter small permease subunit, with protein MEFLLRLSRTIDRLNEGIGRAAYWLTLVMVAVGSWNVFGRYVGRAIGHNLSSNALLEIQWYLFDLVFLLGAAYTLKHNNHVRVDVLQSRLNPKQKAWIDLVGSLIFLIPFCTMIIFYSTGAVVNSWKLLENSPDPGGLVRYPIKTMILVSFGLLILQGISQAIKNLNFILNHSDPTD; from the coding sequence GTGGAATTCTTATTACGTCTATCTCGGACAATCGATCGCCTGAATGAGGGCATTGGCAGAGCAGCCTATTGGCTGACATTGGTGATGGTAGCAGTGGGATCTTGGAATGTGTTTGGGCGCTATGTAGGACGGGCGATCGGTCACAATCTTAGCTCGAATGCCCTTTTAGAAATTCAATGGTATCTATTCGATCTCGTGTTTCTCTTAGGTGCAGCTTATACCCTGAAGCACAATAACCATGTGCGAGTAGATGTGCTGCAAAGTCGCTTAAATCCCAAACAAAAAGCCTGGATTGATTTAGTGGGTTCGCTAATCTTTTTAATTCCCTTTTGTACCATGATTATCTTTTATTCTACAGGGGCAGTCGTTAACTCCTGGAAACTATTAGAAAATTCTCCCGATCCTGGTGGCTTGGTACGCTACCCCATTAAAACGATGATTTTAGTGAGTTTCGGTTTACTGATATTACAAGGGATTTCTCAAGCAATTAAAAACTTGAATTTTATCCTCAATCATTCAGATCCAACTGACTAA
- a CDS encoding GTP-binding protein gives MSAADFERELEQTVLSFADIQAELNYKQATESLQSLVKNLDLSASERSGLEAEIENLQTLLDKLEHSRVQISVFGLVGRGKSSVLNALLGDRVFETGPTHGVTRAIHGASWEISTQRESDLVRVTIGRQGQAQIQLMDTPGIDEVNGQQRAVLAHQVAKQSDLILFVIAGDMTQVEYEALSLLRGESKPILLVFNKIDQYPDTDRMMIYEKIRDERVKELLSPEEIVMAAACPLVPEGVRRPDGSLGVKLVRGEPQVEDLKLKILELLDREGKSLVALNTMLYADTVNERLVKRKMEIREGKGNQIIWNFVRVKGLAIALNPVTAIDLLSAAIIDVVMILKLSQLYGIPMTQQGALNLLQKIAIAMGGISAGELFANLGLSSLKGLLGLATPVTGGAAIGPYLSVAISQAAISALSSYGIGQVTKEYLANGASWGPDGPKAVVTRILSGLDETSILNRIKDELWTKLQGDRA, from the coding sequence GAGTGCAGCCGATTTTGAGCGAGAACTGGAACAAACCGTCCTCAGCTTTGCCGATATACAAGCCGAATTAAACTATAAACAGGCCACGGAATCCTTACAGTCCTTGGTCAAAAATTTGGATTTGAGCGCCTCAGAACGGTCAGGGCTGGAAGCAGAAATTGAGAATTTACAAACCCTGCTCGACAAGTTAGAACACAGTCGAGTCCAAATTTCCGTCTTTGGGTTAGTGGGACGGGGAAAATCTTCGGTTTTGAATGCTCTGTTGGGCGATCGCGTGTTTGAAACCGGCCCTACCCATGGAGTCACTCGCGCCATTCATGGAGCCTCCTGGGAAATTTCGACTCAACGGGAATCGGACTTAGTACGGGTGACCATTGGCCGGCAAGGCCAAGCCCAAATTCAGTTAATGGATACGCCAGGCATTGATGAGGTGAATGGCCAGCAGCGAGCGGTTCTGGCTCATCAGGTGGCGAAACAGTCGGATCTGATTTTATTTGTGATTGCTGGGGATATGACCCAGGTGGAATATGAGGCTTTGTCGCTGTTGCGAGGGGAGAGTAAGCCGATTTTGTTGGTGTTTAATAAGATCGATCAATATCCGGATACGGATCGGATGATGATTTATGAAAAAATTCGCGATGAACGGGTGAAGGAGTTGCTGTCCCCGGAGGAAATTGTGATGGCGGCTGCTTGTCCGTTGGTTCCGGAAGGGGTACGGCGACCGGATGGCAGTTTGGGGGTGAAGTTGGTGCGGGGAGAACCGCAGGTGGAGGATTTGAAGCTGAAGATTTTGGAGCTGCTCGATCGCGAGGGCAAGTCTTTAGTGGCGTTAAATACGATGCTCTATGCGGATACGGTGAATGAGCGGTTGGTTAAGCGCAAGATGGAGATTCGGGAGGGGAAGGGGAATCAGATTATCTGGAATTTTGTCAGGGTTAAGGGTTTGGCGATCGCTCTCAATCCGGTGACGGCGATCGATTTATTGAGTGCGGCCATCATTGATGTGGTGATGATTCTCAAGCTCTCCCAGCTCTATGGTATCCCGATGACTCAACAGGGGGCGCTGAATTTACTGCAAAAAATTGCGATCGCCATGGGAGGAATTAGCGCTGGGGAATTGTTCGCTAATTTGGGACTCAGTAGCCTGAAGGGTTTGTTGGGTTTAGCCACTCCTGTGACCGGAGGAGCGGCGATCGGGCCTTATCTCTCCGTGGCGATTAGTCAAGCGGCTATTTCTGCCCTATCCTCCTATGGCATTGGCCAAGTGACTAAAGAGTATTTAGCCAATGGCGCATCCTGGGGCCCTGATGGGCCAAAAGCCGTCGTTACCCGGATTTTATCGGGGCTAGATGAGACTTCGATCTTAAATCGGATTAAGGATGAATTGTGGACAAAACTACAAGGCGATCGGGCTTAA